Within the Streptomyces sp. R41 genome, the region GATTTTATTTCTTACGGAGCCCGGCTTCCTGGCCGGACACCCCGTCCCGGCCGCGCGGTCCTTACTTCTTGGCCGCGCAGTCCTTGCAACGGCCGAAGATCGCGAAGTGTTTCATGTCCGTCTCGAAGCCGAACGTCTCACGGAGCTTCGCCGTGAACTCGGCGGCGACCGAGACATCGGCCTCGATGACGTTCGTGCAGTCGCGGCACACCAGGTGGATGTGGTGGTGCCGGTCGGCCAGGTGGTACGTCGGCGCGCCGTGCCCCAGGTGGGCGTGCGAGACCAGGCCGAGCTCCTCCAGGAGCTCCAGGGTCCGGTAGACCGTGGAAATGTTGACCCCCGACGCCGTCTTCCTCACCTCGATGAGGATGTCGTCGGGGGTCGCGTGCTCCAGGGTGTCCACGGCTTCGAGGACAAGCTGGCGCTGCGGCGTCAGCCGGTAGCCGCGCTGCCTCAGGTCGCTCTTCCAGTCGGTGCTCACCACACCAGAGAGTCTAGGTCTACTTGAAGAAAGCGATCCCGTCGTCCGGCATGTCGTCCGGGAGGGCCTTGGCCCAGCGCTCGACGTCCTCCGGGGTGACGACCTTCTTCAGGTGCGCGGACATGTAGGGGCGCAGCTCGACCTCGGGGGTCTGCTTCTCGCCGACCCACATGAGATCGCTCTTCACATACCCGTACAGGCGCTTGCCGCCGCTGTACGGACCCGAGGCCGCCGTGCGCGCGACCGCGTCCGTGACCAGGTCGATCTGCGGCTTCTTGTCGGCCAGCTCGCCGTACCAGATCTCGACGACACCGTCGTCGCGGGTCATGACGACCTCGACCTTGCGGTTGCCGTCGACGCGCCAGAAGCCGGACTCGGTCTCCAGCGGCCTGACCTTGTTCCCGTCCGCGTCGAGCACCCAGGTGTGCGAGTGGTACTCCAGGAAGTCCCGCCCGTCATGGGTGAAGGTGACCTCCTGCCCGAAGTTGCACTTCTCGGAGCCGGGGAAGTCGTGGACGCCCGCGCCGGCCCAGGTGCCGAGCAGGAAAGCGAGGGGGACCAGGTCCTTGTGGAGGTCGGACGGGATCTCGATCATGAGCTCGGAAGTTCCTTGATGGGGGTCAGCGCTGGCCCTGGTACAGCTTCTTCACGGTCAGTCCGGCGAAGGCGAGCACGCCGACGCAGACCAGGACCAGCAGGGTTTCGAAGAAGATCTCCACGGGTGCTCCTCGGATGAGCGGGGGTTGCGGTGTACACAAGAGCCGGACCCCACTCTAGTCGGGTGGGGCCCGGCCCTCTCTGTCAGGTGCACCCTGGCGGGCTCAGCCGAGCAGCTGGCTCTCCAGGATCACCGTCTGCTGGAACGGGACCGCCTGCGCGGTGCCCTTCCGGGACTGGACGATCAGGGCGAGGGTGTCCCCCGCCGAGAGGTACGCCTGCCGCACCTGCTCGGCGCCGTACGGCTTGCTCTCCACGTACGACAAACGCGTGACCTCGTCGACCGCGGCGCGTTCCGGGAACTTCTCGTCCCGCTCGGTCAACGCGGCGCCGCGCACCGGGTACTGCGGGGAGTCGTAGTTCGCCAAGTCGGTGGTGAACAGCTCGTCCGCGACGCCCGCGGTGTCGAACTGCAGCAGGTAGATCCGCGTGTGCGTACCGTCCTCGGTGGTCCAGCCGCGCGCGGCGATGTGCCGCAGACCGTAGTCGGTCAGCTTCTGCCCGACGGTGTCCCGGTCCGACTTCTCGGCGTACTCCGCCAGGAAGGTCTTCGTCGCCAGCCAGCCGTCCTCGCCGCGCAGCGCCGCGTCGGCCTTCGCGCCCTTGGGGGCGGGGAGGACCAGCTTGCGCAGGTCGGCGTAGTGGGTGCCGGCCTTGTTCGACTCGGCCATCGGGCCCGGGCTGCCCGAGGGCAGCGGCGGCTTGATGATCGTCGGGTAGTCCCAGCGCCCGTCCGACTCCGTCGCCAGACCGGGTACGTCGGTGCGCTCCATCCGCGTGATGCCGTACGCGGCCGACGTGCCGACCGCGCCGAAGACCACCGCGGCCGCGGTCCAGCGCAGCACGGCGCGCAGGACTCGGCGGTCCTTCTTGACCGGCGGGGCCGGCTCGGCGGGCACCATGGTCGGAGCCGCCTCGGGCATCGGTGGCACCGGAGGCAGCACGGCCTGCGGCTCCATCGGTGTCGTCTGCTCGGTCTGCTCGCTCATACCGCCTCCCCCGGCTCGACGATGCGGTCGAGCTGCTCGCGCAGGAGCGCCGCGACCCCCTTGGTGTTCAGCGGCTTGGCCGCCTCCGCGGTGACGCTGACGAGCACGTCACCCTCGTAGGCGGAGCAGATCATCATGTCGAGCTTCTCCTCCTTGTCCTTGGGCGGGAGGAAGCACTTGGCGTTCTTGTGACCCTCGATCTTCGGCCCGCTGCGGAAGATCGAGAGGGCGTCGAAGAACTCGTTCTGGAAGGTCGACATGTTCCGGACCGCCGTCTTGTCCTCCATCTGCATCAGCTCGATGCTCACGGTGAAGGCCCTCTCGGCGTAGGCCGAGGAGTCGCTCGCGTTCGCCGTGCTCAGGTAGCTGCGCATCACCATGCCCTTGGTGTGCTGCTTGTCGATCTGCTTCTCCAGCCGCCGCCGCTGGGAGCGGGGCAGATCGCTGATCGACTCCTTGCGCAGGGCGGCGGCCTCGCCCCCGCTGAGCGCGGCGTCGGAGCCGAACTCGGCGATGTCCGGGCCCCGGCTCCAGCCGTCGGCCTCGTACGGCACGAGCATGGCGGCGAGCTCCGAGGCCGCCTTCGTCTTCTTGGCGTCCTCCTTCGCGGCCTTCGGGAACTTCCAGACCGGCGCGCCCGCGTCACGATCGGCATCCTGGACGGTCACGACGGTGTAGCCGGCACCACCGATGACGGCGCCGACGAGCAGGACGGAACCGGCGATGGCGGCGATACGCCCACGACGCACGGGCTTCTTGGCGGGCTCGGGCTCCGGGACCGGCGTCACGAACTCCGGGACCGGCGTCACGAACTCCGGGACCGGCGTCACGAACTCCGGGACCGGCGTCACGAACTCCGGGACCGGCGTCACGGACTCCGGGACGGGGTTCACGGACTCCGGGACGGGGTTCACGGCGGCCACCGGCTCCAGCGGCTCCGGGTTTGTCGGTTGCTCGGTCACAGCCGCTCCATCTGCTGCTTGGCCAGGTCCATGATCTTCGACTTGGGGATCGGCTTGGTGTCGTAGATCCAGATCTCCATGGCAATGTCACCGCGCCAGGCGTGCGCCTCGGCCTCGTACATCGGCAGATACCCGGCCTTCGTGTCGGCCTTGGTGTGGACATACGCCGTGCCGTCGCCCGTGCCGGGGATGTCCCAGCTGCGGGTGCCGCTCTCTTCGTTCGCCCAGTAGTGGCCGTCCTCGGCCGCGTCCGCGGCGGCGAGGTTCTCCTCCTGGCGGTACTGGGCGAGCCGGATCTCGACGCTGTACGTGCTGCCGACCCGCCAGCCGGTAACGGCCGCGCGCCGGAACTCGTCGCTGACCAGACCCCTGAAGGCACCGGCGGGCTTCGTGTACGACTCCGCGTACTCGCCGATGTCCATCCAGCCGTCGTCGCTCAGCCAGTCGGCCTCCCGCGTCCCCTTCGGCCGCTTGATCAGCAGCTTGCGCAGGTCGCCGTCGGTCTTCACCCGGCGGTCCTGCGCGGCCGACAGCGGCTCGGGGCCCGCGCCCTTGGCCTGCGCCACCACCGGCTGCGACAGCGACGGCAGCTTGGTGGGCTCGCGGTCGGCCTGGACGAGATAGCCGGCGCAGGTACCGGCGACGAGCCCGAGCACGGCGGCCGAGGCGATCATCAGGGTCGTACGGCCCCGCCGGCGCCTTGGCACATCCGGCGCGACCGACACGTCCGGCACAACCGGCACGTCCAGCGCTTCGGGCACTTCAGGTGCCTGGGGTCTTCCAGGTACTTCGGGTACTTCCGGTGTTTCCGAGACTTCCAAGACGTCCCCCCACAGAACGTGAAGCGCGGATTCCGTATCCGCGCGCACAGGAGACCCATGGCCACCGCATGGAGTTGCACGGGAGTTGATTACGATTCGGACTACCATTCGGGCATGGCGAAGAAGCTCGTGATCAAGGTGACGGCGGGGGCCGATGCCCCGGAGCGCTGCTCACAGGCGTTCACCGTCGCGGCGGTGGCCGTGGCCAGTGGCGTCGACGTCTCCCTCTGGCTGACCGGCGAGTCCTCGTGGTTCGCGCTGCCGGGCCGCGCCGCCGAGTTCGAGCTTCCGCACGCGGCGCCGCTGCCGGACCTGATCGACTCGATCCTGGCCGCGGGGCGCATCACGCTCTGCACCCAGTGCGCGGCCCGGCGCGAGATCACGGAGAAGGACGTCCTGGAGGGCGTACGCATCGCGGGCGCGCAGGTCTTCGTGCAGGAGGCGATGGGGGACGAGACGCAGGCACTCGTCTACTGAGTCGCCCGGCCGCTCGTCACTGAGTCGCCCGGCCGCTCGCCTGCTGAGTCGCCTGACGCGTGTGACGCCTCAGACGCTTCGGATGCTTCTCATGCGTGTGCACCCAGAGGCAGAAGGGGTGCCCCGCCGGGTCGAAGAAGACCCGTACGTGCTCCTGGGGCTGGTACTCGGCGAGCCTGGCCCCCTCGGAGAGGGCACGGGCCGTCTCCGCGGCCAGATCGTCGACCTCGATGTCGAGGTGCAGCATCATCCGCTGGTCGTCGGGGCCCGCGGGCCACACGGGCGGCGTGTAGAGCCGCTCGGTCTCGAAGGCGAGCGCGGTGCCGCCGTACGGCGGGCCGATGAGCACCCAGTCCGGCTCCTCCGCGCGCACCACATACCCGAGGAGCCGCCTGTAGAAGTCGGCCAGGGCATGCGCGTCAGGCGCGTCGAACACCACGGTGGACAATCTCGTACGCGACATATGCGCCTTTCTACCGCCGCCCCCATGCCGTCGACTGCCGCCGCTGCCGTCTACTGCCGCCGCTTCTTGCCGTCCAGCTCGTCCCACCACTCATCGGACTTGGGGTCACCGGACGGGTCGTCCCACCACCGGTCCTCCGGCCCGCGCCGATTGGCCACCATCGCGGCCAGCGGCGGAATCACCATGGCCACCACACACATCCCGACGGCCACAGGAATCGACCAGAGCCGCACCACTCCCCAGGCCAGGACGAAGAGCCCGATGCACGTCCCCATCATGGCGAAATAGACGTGACGCCGTCGTGCGTACATACACCCAGCGTAGGCCCGCGAAAGCCGTAGGCGCACGAGCGAGAGCCTGTCGGCGCACGGGCGGGATAGGTCCATCGGCCCATGCGCGGGAAAGGTCATCTGCCCGCGCGTGGGCAAGCCGAAGGGCCGCACCCCGATCCGGTAAGCGTCCAACCCCCGGGGGTGCGGCCCTTCAGCCGTTCAGGTGACTGCCGTCAGGGACGGCGGTCCGTCGTTCAGACGGCGATCGCGACCTCGGCGAGGCCACCCGTCTGGGCGACGACCGTGCGGTCGGCGGTGCCGCCGGGCACCAGGGCCCGCACGGTCCACGTGCCCTCGGCCGCGTAGAAGCGGAACTGTCCGGTGGCCGAGGTCGGGACCTCGGCGGTGAACTCGCCGGTCGAGTCCAGGAGGCGGACGTAACCCGTGACCGGCTCGCCGTCGCGGGTCACCTGGCCCTGGATCGTGGTCTCACCGGGCTTGATCGTCGAGGCGTCGGGGCCGCCGGCCTTCGCTCCACACATATTTCGATTCCGTCCTTCAGGCCTTGAGGGTTACTTGTTGGCGCCGAGCTCGATCGGGACGCCGACCAGGGAGCCGTACTCGGTCCAGGAGCCGTCGTAGTTCTTGACGTTCTCCACACCGAGCAGCTCGTGCAGCACGAACCAGGTGAGCGCGGAACGCTCACCGATACGGCAGTACGCGATGGTGTCCGTGGCGAGGTCGACCTGCTCCTCGGCGTAGAGCTCCTTGAGCTCGTCGTCCGACTTGAAGGTGCCGTCGTCGTTGGCGTTCTTCGACCACGGGATGTTGCGGGCGGTCGGGACGTGGCCCGGACGCTGCGACTGCTCCTGCGGCAGGTGGGCCGGGGCGAGCAACTTGCCGCTGAACTCGTCGGGCGAACGCACGTCGACCAGGTTCTGCGAGCCGATCGCGGCGACGACGTCGTCACGGAAGGCGCGGATCGCCGTGTTCTGGGCCTTGGCCTTGTACGCGGTGGCGGCACGGTCGGGCACCTGCGAGCCGTCGACCAGGTCGCGGGAGTCGAGCTCCCACTTCTTGCGGCCGCCGTCGAGGAGCTTCACGTTCTCGTGGCCGTAGAGCTTGAAGTACCAGTAGGCGTACGAGGCGAACCAGTTGTTGTTGCCGCCGTAGAGGACGACGAGGGTGTCGTTGCCGATGCCCTTCGACGAGAGGAGCTTCTCGAAGCCCTCCTGGTCGATGAAGTCACGGCGGACCGGGTCCTGGAGGTCCTTGGTCCAGTCGATCCGGATGGCGTTCTTGATGTGGTTCTTCTCGTACGCGGACGTGTCCTCGTCGACCTCGACGATGGCCACGCTCGGGTCGTCCAGGTGGTCCTGGACCCAGTCGGCGTCTACCAGGACGTCGCTGCGGCTCATGCTCGTTCTCCTCCGGGGCAGTTGCGGCGGGGCGGTGCGTCAGTGAGGGGTGCGCGGTCATGCCGGTAAACGGCTGCGTGGCGCAAGGGTGGCCCCGACAAGAGAGGTCCAGGGGCCCGGCTCGCGGAAGTACGAACGCTTCCGCTCAGAAGGTGCGACAGAGCATGGCGGCGACGCGGCACAGGTCTACTGCCCGCCGCTTCGTGAGATCCGCCTGTCGCTTCATGCGTCCGATCGTAGGGACGGACAGGCGGGCATGTCACCGGTGTGTCGGATATTGAGACGCGATCGTCCGTGATGTGGGATGCGGTGACCATCGAGGCCGCGCCCGCCCGGTTTCCGGGCCCCTGTTTCCGTCGTCACGCCGACAGCGCATCTGCGGTACGGACGAGGCCGTCTCGCTCTTCGGACAACCGGCCGCCCTCCACGTGCCCCTGCCCGTGCCGAGGCCTACCCGACCAGCTTGACGTCCGAACCCTTCACCGAGATGTCGACGCCGCTCTTCGCCGCCTCGACCTTGTCGAGCTGGATACCGCCGGGCAGTTCGTCGATCTTCTGCTCGAAGTCGGTGATCGCGCGGATCCGGCCCTCGGCGAGCTCGACGCCCAGCTTGGGCAGGGAGTCGGCGTGCACCTTCACCGTGTCGCCCGAGACGCTGACGGAGCTGAGCACGGAGACCGGCTGGGGCAGCTTGGTGCCCAAGACGGTGGCCTCGACCGTGACCTTGATCTTGCCGTTGCCGCCGTCGGAGAGGCCGATGACCCGGGCGGTGACGCCGGAGGCGACCTGAGTGGGCTCGGCCTTGGCGGCCTTGAGCAGCTCGGCGTACGAGATGGACGCGGTGCCGACGGCACTGTTCGCGGTGGCGGAGCTGTAGTCGCCGTTGAAGACGACGCCGTGCATCTCGGCGCTGAGGTCGTCGATGCGGATCGTGGAGGCGGCGGCGCTCGTGCCGCCCGTCGAGGCCTCGTAGTTCTTGATGCCGATCTTCACGTCGTCGAGTTCGCCGCCGGCGACCTGGGTGAGGAAGGGGAAGCCCTCGATGGACACGTCGGGGGTGCTGGCCAGGCCCTCGGTGCTCTTGATCCGGTCCGCCGCCTTGTCCTCCGCGAACCCGACCGCCACCCGGTCCGCGATCACGAACAGGCCGCCCAGGATGACGGCGACGATCAGGATTATTCGCAGTGCGCGCATGCTCGGTGTTTCCCCCACCTCGGCAGACCCGGTCTCAACGACCGAGTGGCCGTCGATCGCGAGCCTAACCCCGAAGGGCCCCCACATTGGGGGCCCTTCGGGGTGCTTGTCGATCAGCTGTGACGAACCGCGCGGCTAGGGCCTGTCCGGCGGATCATGTCGGAGACGCGGGGCCTGGCACGCACATCTGCGGCGTTGTCGTCGGTTGCCGACGCTCCGCGTCGACGCCCTCCTCCGCCTTGCAGCTGCACGCACCAGACCCCGCTCACCTGCGATTATCAGGCGCCGCAGCTCCCCTCCGGCCTGATCCGCCGGACAGGCCCTAGCCCAGCGCGCGGCCCAGCAGGTACACCGCCGGGGCCGCGGCGGCCAGCGGAAGGGCCACACCCGCGGTGAAGTGGACGAAACGCGACGGGTAGTCGTAGCTCGCGACCCGGTGGCCGATCAGCGCGCAGACGCCCGCGGCGAGGCCGAGGAAGGCGCCCCGCGAGCCCAGGTCGGTCATCCCGCCCACCGCGACACCGGCGCCCGCGGCGGCCAGCAGCGCGACCACCACGGAGGCCGTCGTGGGCAGCGGCAGCGCACGGGCGAGGATCGCCACGGCGACGGCGGCCGCGCCCACCGTGACGGCGTCCGGCTCCGCGGCGAGGTGCCCGGCCGCGACGATCGCCAGTGCCGCCGAGGCGACGGTCGCCATCAGGCCGTACATCCGGGTGTCCGGGTCGGCGTGGCTGCGCAGCTGCAGAACGAGGGTGAGCAGCACCCACACGCCGAGAGTGCCGAGGATCGCGGCGGGCGCGTTCTCCCGGCCGGTCACGAGCAGCGCCACGTCCGCGGTCACCGCGCCCAGGAACGCCAGCGCGATGCCCTGCCGGGCCGGCCACATCCCGTTCAGCCGGAACCATCCCGCCGCCGTGACGGCCTGCAGCAGCACGAGGGGTACAACGAGCGCGAACTCCCCGATGGCCGCCGCACCGGACAGCAGCAGCCCCAGCCCCGCCGTGAGCACGGCCGGCCGCATCCCGGGCTCAATGATCGGCGACCGCCCTTCGGCCCGGGCACGCTGGGCGTCGGTGACGCGCGGGTTGCCGGTGATGGTGGGGGGGCCGTAGTCGGGGGTGACCTGTGAGTCGGGCGCGACATGGGGAGCGGGCGCTTGATGGGGCGCTGGAGCGCCCGTGCCGTACCCGCTCCCGCTTTGGGCACTCGTCCCTCCCCCGGTGTCCGAAGGACCTTGGGGGACCCCCATGTCGGACGGGTGGGCAAAGCCACCCACGCCGGGCGCCGTGTAGGCAGAGGGCTCGTACGGGGGCGTCCACTCGGGCGCCGGCGCCTCCGGCGGGAGAGGCTGGCCGACGGTGCCGTAGGGAGACGGCTCGGCATACCCCTGCGGAGGCAGATACGCCGTGTCCGCCGCGGAAACCGGCGCCTGCGCCTGCGTCTCCCAGGTCTGCCCCTCCCACTGCTGCGTGTACTGCTGCCACTCGGGCTGCGGCGCGGCCTGCGGAGGCTGCTGGTGCTGCTGGTGCTGCTGGTGCTGCTGATACGGGTCGTACCCCTCGTACGGCGGCTCGTACGGGGGCTCATACGGCTGGTTGCTCATCGTTTCGCTCACCCTCCTGCGAACGGCGGGAGCACCTCGACCGTGCCGCCCTCGGCCAGCCGTACCGTCTCATGCCCGCGGGTCCCCACGGGGTCACCGTCGATGAGGAACGAGCATCGCCGCAGGACGCGGACCAGTTCGCCGGGGTGTCGCTCGCGCGCCGCGTCGAGCGCCTCGGCGAGCGTGCTCGCGTCGTACGGCTCCTCGGCTACGCCGGCCGCGGCCTTGGCGGCGGCCCAGTAACGCACCGTGCCCTTTGCCATCTCGTTCCTCAATCAGTGGATACGTGATCCCAGTGGATCGCCTGCATCGGTGGATCGCGTACATCAGTGGATCCTGTGAACCCCGCC harbors:
- a CDS encoding putative leader peptide, which encodes MKRQADLTKRRAVDLCRVAAMLCRTF
- a CDS encoding DUF1416 domain-containing protein, whose product is MCGAKAGGPDASTIKPGETTIQGQVTRDGEPVTGYVRLLDSTGEFTAEVPTSATGQFRFYAAEGTWTVRALVPGGTADRTVVAQTGGLAEVAIAV
- a CDS encoding MoaD/ThiS family protein: MAKGTVRYWAAAKAAAGVAEEPYDASTLAEALDAARERHPGELVRVLRRCSFLIDGDPVGTRGHETVRLAEGGTVEVLPPFAGG
- a CDS encoding sulfurtransferase codes for the protein MSRSDVLVDADWVQDHLDDPSVAIVEVDEDTSAYEKNHIKNAIRIDWTKDLQDPVRRDFIDQEGFEKLLSSKGIGNDTLVVLYGGNNNWFASYAYWYFKLYGHENVKLLDGGRKKWELDSRDLVDGSQVPDRAATAYKAKAQNTAIRAFRDDVVAAIGSQNLVDVRSPDEFSGKLLAPAHLPQEQSQRPGHVPTARNIPWSKNANDDGTFKSDDELKELYAEEQVDLATDTIAYCRIGERSALTWFVLHELLGVENVKNYDGSWTEYGSLVGVPIELGANK
- a CDS encoding DsrE family protein, with amino-acid sequence MAKKLVIKVTAGADAPERCSQAFTVAAVAVASGVDVSLWLTGESSWFALPGRAAEFELPHAAPLPDLIDSILAAGRITLCTQCAARREITEKDVLEGVRIAGAQVFVQEAMGDETQALVY
- a CDS encoding DUF2993 domain-containing protein, whose product is MRALRIILIVAVILGGLFVIADRVAVGFAEDKAADRIKSTEGLASTPDVSIEGFPFLTQVAGGELDDVKIGIKNYEASTGGTSAAASTIRIDDLSAEMHGVVFNGDYSSATANSAVGTASISYAELLKAAKAEPTQVASGVTARVIGLSDGGNGKIKVTVEATVLGTKLPQPVSVLSSVSVSGDTVKVHADSLPKLGVELAEGRIRAITDFEQKIDELPGGIQLDKVEAAKSGVDISVKGSDVKLVG
- a CDS encoding VOC family protein codes for the protein MSRTRLSTVVFDAPDAHALADFYRRLLGYVVRAEEPDWVLIGPPYGGTALAFETERLYTPPVWPAGPDDQRMMLHLDIEVDDLAAETARALSEGARLAEYQPQEHVRVFFDPAGHPFCLWVHTHEKHPKRLRRHTRQATQQASGRATQ
- a CDS encoding Fur family transcriptional regulator — its product is MVSTDWKSDLRQRGYRLTPQRQLVLEAVDTLEHATPDDILIEVRKTASGVNISTVYRTLELLEELGLVSHAHLGHGAPTYHLADRHHHIHLVCRDCTNVIEADVSVAAEFTAKLRETFGFETDMKHFAIFGRCKDCAAKK
- a CDS encoding FABP family protein codes for the protein MIEIPSDLHKDLVPLAFLLGTWAGAGVHDFPGSEKCNFGQEVTFTHDGRDFLEYHSHTWVLDADGNKVRPLETESGFWRVDGNRKVEVVMTRDDGVVEIWYGELADKKPQIDLVTDAVARTAASGPYSGGKRLYGYVKSDLMWVGEKQTPEVELRPYMSAHLKKVVTPEDVERWAKALPDDMPDDGIAFFK
- a CDS encoding DUF3099 domain-containing protein, coding for MYARRRHVYFAMMGTCIGLFVLAWGVVRLWSIPVAVGMCVVAMVIPPLAAMVANRRGPEDRWWDDPSGDPKSDEWWDELDGKKRRQ